In Primulina eburnea isolate SZY01 chromosome 3, ASM2296580v1, whole genome shotgun sequence, one DNA window encodes the following:
- the LOC140827076 gene encoding uncharacterized protein: MDIEEWELLPDEGFLGIHDDGGKTIHPKSVFHMNYFISPSNVVDSVSQHHPNDHLPPLSLHLLEPRLPKKPPDQESAIPPVEMIKKITPPATSSDPVSQVFFKKMKETEFVDIKVDSPRSGSASRGFLPQIEGAAVLQFEEKGGQNAVPCGVSEMEIKEDNGMDSKKGEGGESNIWKWSLTGIGAICSLGVTLCCIIVFRSSHGMSNKHPQQNQKLQTQTHANDKRIKQGVNHSSRLSEAVRAVRGVQVAKARITFGGHYDAAI, from the exons ATGGATATTGAAGAGTGGGAGCTTCTCCCCGACGAGGGATTTCTTGGAATTCATGATGATGGAGGGAAGACGATTCATCCCAAGAGTGTTTTCCATATGAACTACTTCATATCTCCTTCGAATGTTGTTGATTCTGTTTCCCAACATCATCCTAATGATCATCTCCCACCTCTCTCCCTTCATCTTCTGGAACCAAGACTTCCGAAGAAGCCACCGGATCAAGAATCTGCTATACCACCGGTGGAGATGATCAAGAAGATCACGCCTCCAGCAACATCATCAGACCCTGTTTCACaagttttcttcaagaaaatgaagGAGACCGAATTTGTCGACATCAAAGTGGACTCACCAAGGTCCGGTTCTGCTAGTAGGGGATTCCTTCCTCAGATCGAAGGTGCTGCGGTTCTTCAGTTCGAAGAGAAAGGGGGCCAGAACGCCGTTCCTTGTGGTGTTTCAGAAATGGAGATCAAGGAAGACAACGGCATGGACTCGAAGAAAGGCGAAGGAGGAGAATCGAACATATGGAAATGGAGCTTAACTGGGATCGGTGCTATTTGCTCACTCGGGGTCACTCTTTGCTGCATCATCGTTTTCCGCAGCAGCCACGGCATGAGTAACAAACATCCTCAGCAGAATCAAAAGCTTCAAACACAAACTCACGCCAATGACAAG AGGATCAAGCAAGGCGTAAACCACTCAAGTAGGCTAAGCGAAGCAGTTCGTGCGGTGAGAGGAGTTCAAGTAGCTAAAGCACGCATCACTTTCGGGGGTCACTACGATGCAGCTATCTGA